TGAGGAGGGCCTGTAGCAGACGATTCATTTGCAGAAATATGTCACTGGGGCAAGCATCGAGTACTTCAACGAGTGATGGAAAGGTCCTACCCTCTGTGACCTTTCTCTTCAGTTGCTGGGTAAACACTGCATGTTCTGCATCACCCACATTAATTGAAAAGTGGGTGCTGGCGGGCTGTATTGGTGCCTTGTCACCAAAGGTGTTTGAACGAGGCAagcaggcagcagcagctctcATACAATCATATGTGTCCTCCTTAAAACAAGTGTTTAATTCCATGATCTGCCTGCCCAGTACATCATTCCATATTTGCTTTAGGTCTAAGTTGTCCTTTACCGGTGATGATTTGCCCACGGTAGATTCCACGAGTATCACCGCCTGCCAAACTAGCTGGCAATGTCCTCTTTCGAGAACCAGTGATGTCCCAGAACTGTATGTCATGTTTCTCCATCAGATTATCAGTCAGTGTTATTACATTATCAAAGTCGTGTTCTGTATCATTCCtaaatgtattgtaattgtCCTTCAGCCCCTCGATCAAATCAATACAGTCTGTAACTGATAGGGTCGAAGACTGCAAGCCCTTCGTGGCATAGTCACTCATTTCAAATAACCTGTTGAATGTGACAagtagaaacaaaaaaattttcGTTTGCATCTGCTGCAGTAGAGAGTCGGCTTCAAGTTTTGTTTGGCCGGAGCTTTCCGAGAATTCAGCGAGCGTCTCCAAAATTGGGCGTAAAAGCATCAACACTTTATTTACTACATTTGAGGACGAGCTCCATTGGACATTACAGGATTTTTCTAATTCTAAAAGTTGTTTCCCTGGTTGCAGCTGTTTTTGAATTTCAATAAATCTTGCATGCCTGTGTGACCCTGTCATGAAAGTATGCTGGCTGTTAATGACATTGAAAAAGGTTGAAATGACAGGGGACACCTTGGATGCAGTGCATAGGACGAGGTTAAGTCAATGTGAGCTGCAATGGGCATATATGGCATGGGGAAACGTTTTCTTTAAAATCGTCTGTACCCCTTCTTTGTTGCCGGACATCACCGATGTCCCATCAAACCCAAAACCAACACACAATGGGGGGTCCAGCTGCAATGGCTCCAGTACTTGTAGAATCTTTTATGATATAGCATTTGCGTTCATGTCCTTAGTCGCCACAAAACCCAGTTCCCTTTCCTTCAATGCACCCTTGTGTAAGTATCTGATACAGACTGCCACTAGGTCTCGTTTTGAAAAGTCTTTGCTAGAGCCCGActgatatatcggtttggccgatatatcggccattatttgacatttttgatgacatcgggatcggcagttatgcagctgatgtgtcccgatttttaaataagtataataaacaaaaaaaaaacattgattatttatctgtacttgtctgttcaaacgttgtaattgctatttactagaattatccagtagagggagctctaatacaagtgtgatctgcagcagctgacgcgctacttctgtaataagacgtttgtcactcgtgcctcatccaatattctccactgcaagacttgtctgcacagattcgattgccgcaatgaaggtatgtatatttagtgaaagtttttaattaaatgcgtttatacgaccactatgtttatcaatcctcattaccaagcgagcaagctagctaacatatttggttcactttagcaagctagctggctagcaagcctttatgaagtggcagtgagcacgtAAGCaacgtaggatctacatttctaGAGGACATcactgtattctcaaataaataaccagacaaaataaaatggtgattgaatgcatcacacatttgttttttatctgagataatgatattagctactatgtgatgctgtgtcaatagccaacgcgttattgcaagcgagtgtgtcatctagtcacgcgtcatcgttgcaagctaaccagactgtaaaaacacagataaaacacttctaacgtggatcattttaagccatgtcatctagctttgtcgtgataacatgagagaaggattgctgttggagaagtgaatcaaccaacacttAGCGTGGGTAaactgcacgaaagcgcattgtagtttttttcaccaccgaattcttatggacaagcctcacgttacatatttcatccagtcaatttagtttcatctaaTGTTACACtcgattcactcattagctccgctagataaagtcttactctttgagatcatgtagtaggaataaaatatgaaaatataattcatttaacttactgagaataaataataagaaataatgaggctatgtcaacaactaatgcgttattgcaagtgagtgtgtcatctagtcacgcgtcagagcacattgtagtttttttcaccaccgaattcttatggacagggaagctcactagataaagtcttactctttgagatcatgtagtaggaagaaaataagaaaatataattcatttactgagaatagatactaagaaataataataaaaaattaataacaacaacaataatattcataaaaatacatgtttgaaactggagaACTGATTTAAATGCtctcaaatatagaaactttgataaaatataagtttttcaaattgatttgaaaatgttgtactttttgacaaaatatcggtcaaaacataggtaatcggtgggctaggactctccaaaatcgggattggcatcggacccaaaaatctggcatcgttCAGGCTCTAGTCTTTGCACTCTTCGGCTAAAATGGCATAATATGGGTTTGGCTCGTCATGCAAATCTGCCTTTATTTTGCGGATAAGTAGCGATGCAGCAATTTCTATTATTTCAATTCGAATGTCAGGACTCGTAAGTTTATCGTTTTTAGGCAACTGGTccagtcatttttttatttctgggtCATAGTTAGAGACTAGTTGAAATAATTCTAAAAAGTTCCTTCTGTTCAATGACTACATTTTCCAGATACCTGCGTAACGGTAGGTCTTGTTTTGCACAGAATAAAACCAGGTCTATTACTACTTTAAAGTGCTCTTTATTCCTTTCGAAACAAGACTTGTTCAGTTAGTTTAGAATATTCCCCGGTCCAGCGGGCTGGTGGCTTTGCATGTAGCCTTCCTTTCTGCTCCGCGCTGCAGCATGTGCCCTGTTATGCTGTTTAACACAACATTGGGCGCAGGAAGAATACTTATTGGTCTACTATTAGGCCCACTGTAAGGGAACTTATTATCCTTAAGCAAAGGAATGATTTTTCCCTCCTTCCACAGTTTAGGATACACCCCACATAGCAGACATCTATTCAATATGTAACTTAAGGGACCCGAAATGTAATCAGCAGCGATATTTAGCACTTTGCTGTCAAGATTGTCTGTGCCTGCACTGCCATATTCAGGAAGAGTTTTCAGCAACATCTATAACCTCAACACAGTTGAATTGAAACATACAATCTTTACCATCCATTATTTCATTACTTATCAATTCACAAGGGTTAGAATCAGTACCGTCTAGGCTCTGCCTCAGATTGTTCACCTTATTGATAAAGAAGTTATTAAAATAGTTAGCGATATCTTGGGGCTTAGTTAAAAACATGCCATCTACTTCAACAAAAGAGGCGCATGCATTTTTCTTCCTTCCCATGATTTCATTCAAGGTATTCCAAAGTTATTTACCATCATGTTTAATACTGTCAATTCTTTGCCTATAATATTAtttcttcttccttttgttCGATTTAGTCACTTGGTTTCTCAGTTTACAGTATTTTAATCTGTCCTCCAATAAACCTGATTTTACTGCCACCAATTTAGCTTCATCCCTCTGTTTCATTAAATTCTTTAGAGGCAAATCAATCCATTGGGCTCTTTTAGTTTTAGCTGTGAACTTTTTCATAGGTGCATGTCTATTAACAATTTccataaatatattcatgaaaCAGTTAATGAAACCTCTGGGTCATCAGCACTGTACACACCATTCCAATCAACATTTCTAACATCCTCCACAAAGTGATCATTAGCAAATCTTTTGTATGACCGTCTATATACAACTTTGGCTCTTGCTTTAGGAATTTTAGCCTTTCTACTGAGAGAAACAATATTGTGGTCACTAAAACCTACTGGTACAGAGACTGCATTTGAGCATAGCTCAGGAACATTAGTATAAATATGATCAATACATGTAGAGGAAGTATGGCCTACTTGATTGGTGAAAACTCTTGTTGGCAAGGAAACAATTTGTGATAAATTACAAGCACTAATAGATGATAAGATTTTTTCTTCCTTGGGCAGTTACTGGCTAACCAGTCTATATTCATATCTCCaagcaaatatatttcactATTCACATCAGAGACTCTGGTGGGGTATTGGTTTCAGGTGGGGTAGATGTACCTGAACCCACAATGCTTCAAAGCCTGAAATCAGAACGCAGTTTGACAGAAAGATGGCTTTGTACAAAAATAGCTACCCCCCCACCATGTACATTTCTGTCCCCCCTAAAAAGGGAGAAACCATTAACCAATAACTCAGAGTTCTGAATAGATTAATCTAAATGAGTCTCAGATGCCGCCAGTATATGAATGGAATTAGCACCAGATTATTCAAGTCGTGTATCTTGTTCCGTATGCTACATATATTCACATGTGCAATTACCAAGCCTTTGTTTGAGAGCTTTAAAGGGCTTAATGTCATTATTTGAGATAAGAGCTGCCTTGGTCATAAAATCAGACAAGCATAATTCAGGAACTTTGTCTGGGTTTGATGATCAGTTTGTCATACCTCAGCACTGGAGAATCATCCCTCTCCCAGGCAGCACGCAGCTCAGGCATGAActccttccttttcttcttgATTAAGTCAGGGTAGTCTTCATTGATGTAAATCCGTGTTCCTTTAAGTTTCTTCGCATGTGATTGTATCATCTGCTTGTCCTTGTAGCGCAGGAGTTTTACTACGATCTGTCTCGGCCTACTGTCATCAAACTTCCCAACTCTATGGGCCCGTTCTATTTCAATATACTTCACATTCAGTCCCAATTTCTTTCCTAGTATTTCTTGTACTTTCATTTCTGACATTTCCCAGTTTTCACATTCCTCAAGGACACCGTCAATGATGATATTGCTCCTCCATGATTGATTTTCCAAATAGTCCATCTTTTTATCAATCCCTTCAAGAATCTCGACAGATTTAGCCAGGTCTTCCTCcagttgtttcagttttttccccattctcATGTAGCGCTTTGTCCTGACTCTCCAATTTACCATGCGCAAACTCTAGACTAGTCTTGAGTTCCTGTCCACTCTCTTAACGTTACAGTTTGTTTCCTGCTGCTTTGTTCATTTCGTTTGAAACTCTCTGTcgtaaaaaatgcattttcaagaaaaataacacaaaccaTTAGCGAACACATAGTAAtcaatttttgttgttaatgttATCTATAGAACATTGGCTATCACCCCCAAATGTATGCACACCTTTACTGGTAGCTTAACGTTAgctatttgaaatgtaatgttaatgatAAAAGCCTGGGAGTGTGTGCTATGCAATGGCCGTTCTGTAACCTATTCAGAATTGCTTGCCAGAGTGTACTGTAGATAGGGTGACCAGACATCCCCGTTTTCGGGGACAGCCCCCGTTTTTGGTGccctattttcttttctcccggggaattaactgaacaattaatgCTACTCATTGGCCAGATTGTTTttacacctgactcccaggtaaagggaggctgtggaaaagcatcacagccctcgaggaccgtgatttgaagtctagctagctatatttgCTGCTAGCTAAGTGTTGCTGCCGACAATACAATACACAACGTTCTGACTTAACTTACTGGGCTCTTCCACTTCACAAGTGGTcgcatcttcctcctcctcatgctaTCTTTTTCTCACTAAAAATCTAATTCAATTTCGCCAGTTTTTAGCTACATAGATAACGTCAGTGTAACGTTACAGTGGAATGCACACGCGGTATGAATGACAGAAAGATGAGGCTGGGGGCTGCTGGCATTTGCGAAACACAATGCCAATCAAAATGAAGCTTTCTGATTGGATGGGCAGGACTGCCAACTGG
The nucleotide sequence above comes from Anguilla rostrata isolate EN2019 chromosome 7, ASM1855537v3, whole genome shotgun sequence. Encoded proteins:
- the LOC135258512 gene encoding uncharacterized protein LOC135258512, which produces MVNWRVRTKRYMRMGKKLKQLEEDLAKSVEILEGIDKKMDYLENQSWRSNIIIDGVLEECENWEMSEMKVQEILGKKLGLNVKYIEIERAHRVGKFDDSRPRQIVVKLLRYKDKQMIQSHAKKLKGTRIYINEDYPDLIKKKRKEFMPELRAAWERDDSPVLRNPPTTRDQDKAGKRGKRTVLSQDGRFKQQQSLQNSLPFPAISPSLQLQKCATQEHLCPVQFVQAKNKIEVIRKQRPQLQI